The Desulfurococcus sp. genome has a segment encoding these proteins:
- a CDS encoding mechanosensitive ion channel family protein has protein sequence MTLPSWLSWLQDFQADVIQKVIVALLILAAGYLASKIITRIVSRTLHRLYTSHIAAMVSRIIYYVLLFVVITTFLGSLGIDVSGLIIAGGFAGLVVGIAMQPLLSNLFAGLYIMAEKLVRPGDPVEIGSVSGIVMSTSLMFTRISTWDGVLVAVPNNNLLSTGLKNFNMSVARRLEVKVRLSYNEDAERACQVVRRVLEEASYVLVDPAPVVYVSSLGDAGTTGVTITIWAWVPVQYFFDGFTKLPWMIKKALSDAGIEIPLPQVDVWFRTPLEITGGIFKEAGGVKA, from the coding sequence TTGACTCTTCCATCATGGCTATCATGGCTTCAAGACTTTCAAGCCGATGTAATCCAGAAGGTTATCGTAGCTCTACTAATCCTTGCAGCAGGATACCTGGCCTCCAAGATAATTACTAGAATAGTATCTAGAACTCTTCACAGGTTATATACGAGTCATATTGCAGCCATGGTATCCAGGATCATATACTACGTTCTACTCTTCGTGGTTATCACAACATTCCTAGGGTCACTAGGCATAGATGTCTCAGGGCTCATAATCGCCGGTGGATTCGCAGGCCTTGTGGTCGGTATAGCTATGCAACCGCTCCTCTCGAACCTATTCGCTGGATTATACATTATGGCTGAGAAGCTTGTTAGACCAGGTGACCCTGTTGAAATCGGGAGTGTATCAGGTATTGTGATGTCAACCTCCCTAATGTTCACTAGAATAAGCACCTGGGATGGAGTACTAGTAGCAGTACCCAACAACAATCTCCTCTCCACGGGACTCAAAAACTTCAACATGAGTGTTGCGAGGAGACTAGAGGTTAAAGTCCGCTTATCCTATAATGAAGACGCTGAGAGAGCCTGCCAGGTAGTGAGAAGAGTACTCGAGGAAGCCAGCTACGTGCTCGTAGACCCAGCACCCGTAGTATATGTCTCATCCCTTGGAGACGCTGGTACTACAGGTGTCACGATAACAATATGGGCCTGGGTCCCCGTACAATACTTCTTCGACGGCTTCACAAAGCTACCATGGATGATTAAAAAAGCTCTCTCAGATGCAGGAATAGAGATACCGTTACCACAAGTAGACGTCTGGTTCAGAACGCCATTAGAGATAACTGGAGGCATTTTCAAGGAGGCCGGTGGCGTAAAAGCATAG
- a CDS encoding pyridoxal-5'-phosphate-dependent protein subunit beta encodes MRGSMESMAAGQVVYTRCLKCNSRFKGIYLKCPKCSGPAILEYTSMSLHVEKGEASLWRYRDLLPEFPQRVSMGEGLTPLRIVDGVVVKNERKNPTGSYSDRASSVIASYLASSSRGVVRVEYVEDFAYSMAYYARSVVNGRIVIADPFEADSDELVQVNRLGFKVEVGDPEDADVPYINPLTFEGLKTILLEIYERRLNIENIVVPVERGALAFSLCKALRELEEMGADASYTIIGALARGSEEPWLLKYCGNYVRVEEIEPSEAVRALLKLSASGLRTKLVSALAYAAARITGNSLAVITIGEKHVRYRRRVSKLGSDILKVLEKHGELTAYEVWRILGGYSLRGVYKALKSLEDLGLVCTKHVVKGIGRKVRKYYPCEDSYIVE; translated from the coding sequence ATGAGGGGGAGCATGGAGTCTATGGCTGCGGGTCAAGTGGTTTACACAAGGTGCTTAAAGTGTAATAGCCGGTTTAAGGGAATCTATCTTAAATGCCCGAAGTGTAGTGGTCCAGCTATACTGGAGTATACTAGCATGTCGCTTCACGTGGAGAAGGGGGAGGCAAGCCTCTGGAGGTATAGGGATCTTCTACCAGAGTTTCCTCAGAGAGTATCGATGGGTGAGGGTTTAACCCCCTTAAGAATAGTGGATGGAGTAGTAGTGAAGAATGAGCGGAAGAATCCGACTGGATCCTACTCTGATAGGGCTTCAAGTGTTATAGCAAGCTACCTAGCATCAAGTAGTAGAGGAGTTGTTAGAGTAGAGTACGTTGAAGACTTCGCCTACTCTATGGCTTACTATGCTCGCAGCGTGGTTAACGGGAGGATAGTTATTGCTGATCCATTCGAAGCCGACAGCGATGAGCTAGTCCAAGTTAACCGCTTGGGCTTCAAGGTGGAAGTCGGGGATCCAGAGGATGCTGACGTACCCTACATTAACCCGCTGACCTTTGAAGGCTTGAAGACTATTCTCCTAGAGATCTACGAGAGGAGGCTTAACATTGAAAACATAGTTGTACCTGTCGAGAGGGGGGCTTTAGCCTTCTCTCTCTGCAAGGCTTTAAGAGAGCTCGAGGAGATGGGGGCTGATGCTAGCTACACTATCATAGGAGCTCTCGCTAGAGGCTCTGAGGAACCATGGCTTCTAAAATACTGTGGAAACTACGTGAGAGTAGAGGAGATTGAGCCCTCCGAAGCTGTTAGAGCACTCTTAAAGCTGAGTGCTAGCGGTCTGAGAACAAAGCTTGTATCAGCACTAGCGTACGCAGCGGCTAGGATCACGGGTAACTCGCTTGCAGTGATCACAATAGGCGAAAAGCATGTAAGGTATCGTAGAAGAGTGAGTAAGCTGGGGTCGGATATTCTTAAGGTCCTCGAGAAGCATGGCGAGCTCACAGCATACGAAGTATGGAGGATCCTAGGAGGATACAGCTTGAGAGGAGTCTACAAGGCATTGAAGTCTCTTGAAGACCTGGGATTAGTCTGCACTAAGCATGTCGTTAAAGGTATAGGTAGAAAGGTACGGAAGTATTATCCCTGCGAGGACTCCTATATAGTGGAGTAG
- the pyrF gene encoding orotidine-5'-phosphate decarboxylase — MLVVAIDPGVREKISVSRLVEEVDDLAAGYKIGIPFVLKYGRKGVRELRKATEHPIILDLKLADIGDVMAEILKLAASLRVNAVIAHAFVGYESALEILAETAERVGVGLILVVSMSHKGSREFIDKHVNEFVWIAKRIRAHGVVAPATRPDIIKHVRSLVEDSMKIYSPGIGVQGAEPGVALCAGADYEIVGRLITGSVNPREAVKAVRETQLRRWLKCRG; from the coding sequence TTGCTCGTAGTAGCTATTGATCCAGGTGTAAGAGAGAAAATTAGTGTCAGCCGGCTTGTAGAAGAGGTAGATGATCTGGCCGCAGGCTACAAGATCGGGATTCCATTCGTATTGAAGTACGGAAGGAAGGGGGTTAGAGAGCTAAGAAAGGCTACTGAGCACCCGATTATACTGGACTTAAAGCTTGCTGATATAGGGGATGTAATGGCTGAAATTCTTAAGCTTGCTGCTAGTTTACGCGTGAATGCTGTAATAGCGCACGCATTCGTCGGCTATGAGAGTGCTCTGGAGATTCTAGCTGAGACAGCAGAGCGTGTTGGTGTAGGTCTAATACTAGTGGTTTCAATGAGCCATAAAGGCTCCAGGGAGTTCATAGATAAACATGTAAATGAATTCGTGTGGATTGCCAAGAGGATTAGAGCCCACGGTGTAGTGGCACCAGCTACTAGGCCTGATATAATCAAGCATGTGAGAAGTCTCGTTGAGGATTCAATGAAGATATACTCGCCAGGTATCGGAGTCCAGGGTGCAGAACCCGGGGTAGCTCTCTGTGCTGGAGCAGACTACGAGATAGTAGGGAGGCTTATAACAGGCTCTGTCAACCCTCGTGAGGCAGTTAAAGCTGTGAGAGAGACACAGCTGAGGAGGTGGCTTAAGTGTCGTGGCTAG
- the pyrE gene encoding orotate phosphoribosyltransferase translates to MSWLALELYERGMVRVGWFKLSSGLESPFYIDLRRLYMHPNLARRVAMEIVERVGLDDVDVVLGVATGGLPLASYISCITGKPLAYVRSERKNHGLSSLIEGDVAGLRILVVDDVSTTGSSIARAVSAVREAGGIPLKASVVVDREQGASSTLAKLGVKLYWLITAREIFEELHKHGLISEREYKDIMNYLKQHAVG, encoded by the coding sequence GTGTCGTGGCTAGCCCTAGAGCTCTATGAGAGAGGCATGGTGAGAGTAGGCTGGTTCAAGCTCTCATCAGGTCTTGAAAGCCCATTCTACATAGACTTAAGAAGGCTCTACATGCACCCTAATCTAGCTAGAAGAGTAGCCATGGAAATCGTAGAGAGAGTTGGATTAGACGATGTAGATGTAGTACTAGGTGTTGCTACAGGCGGCTTACCGCTAGCATCCTATATATCATGTATAACAGGTAAGCCTCTAGCCTACGTGAGATCCGAGAGAAAGAATCACGGGCTTAGCTCGCTGATCGAGGGGGATGTCGCCGGCTTGAGAATCCTAGTAGTAGATGATGTCTCTACAACAGGCTCATCAATAGCGCGAGCTGTCAGTGCTGTTAGAGAAGCCGGCGGGATACCTCTAAAAGCCAGCGTAGTAGTAGATAGAGAGCAAGGAGCTAGTTCAACTCTAGCTAAACTAGGTGTTAAACTATACTGGCTGATTACAGCTAGAGAAATATTCGAGGAGCTCCATAAGCACGGATTGATCAGTGAGAGAGAGTACAAGGATATCATGAACTACCTGAAGCAGCATGCAGTAGGGTAG
- a CDS encoding dihydroorotate dehydrogenase — protein sequence MVTQVYIHGRLSFSEELSEKTYLVEIEFPEERAPKPRPFQFLLVWVPGTDLLPMSVAGFREDEVALIVKEKGEGTARLVRYKGFIGVMGPYGAGFEPWSYNRILFVAGGSGVAPFFYLAEEAAGRGVTVDLAWGVRRGSEFFTPLRVVRELKGKVWVATEDCSIGYCGRASDLAVKLVKENPDAWDAIIASGPRGLLREACNLLSERIDVYVNVEAYVKCGIGVCGSCTLKPHKLLLCRHGPVFKCSDVRGYI from the coding sequence ATGGTGACCCAAGTGTACATTCACGGCAGGCTCTCCTTCTCCGAGGAGTTGAGCGAGAAGACATATCTAGTTGAGATAGAGTTTCCTGAAGAACGCGCTCCCAAGCCAAGGCCATTCCAATTCCTTCTTGTATGGGTGCCGGGCACTGATTTACTACCAATGAGTGTAGCTGGCTTCAGGGAAGACGAGGTAGCTTTGATAGTAAAGGAGAAGGGGGAGGGTACAGCCAGGCTAGTTAGATACAAGGGGTTCATTGGAGTTATGGGCCCATATGGAGCTGGATTCGAGCCTTGGAGCTATAATAGGATACTCTTTGTAGCTGGTGGATCCGGTGTAGCTCCATTCTTCTACCTAGCTGAGGAGGCTGCTGGCAGGGGGGTGACAGTGGATTTAGCCTGGGGTGTGAGAAGAGGTAGCGAGTTCTTCACTCCACTGAGAGTAGTGAGAGAACTGAAAGGTAAGGTATGGGTGGCCACAGAGGATTGTAGTATAGGATACTGCGGCAGAGCCTCCGACCTCGCAGTGAAGCTCGTGAAAGAAAACCCTGATGCATGGGATGCTATTATAGCATCCGGGCCACGGGGTCTCCTAAGGGAAGCCTGCAACCTTCTCAGTGAACGTATCGATGTATACGTTAACGTGGAAGCCTACGTTAAATGCGGTATAGGCGTCTGCGGGTCTTGTACCTTGAAACCCCATAAGCTACTTCTCTGCAGGCATGGTCCAGTATTCAAGTGCAGTGATGTAAGGGGGTATATTTGA